Proteins encoded within one genomic window of Bacillus sp. F19:
- a CDS encoding endospore germination permease → MVKNEKISTRQFRNLVILFTIGDSILVLPSLLAFYSKQDAWIACIISVGIGLLVIALYTKLGLLFPNMTFVQMNEKLFGNWIGKCTSLFFLTVTFLYTCSVMYYVGQFMTIQILPDTPIEMIHIMLAIILVMAVRLGLEVTARAAEIFLVFFILLFIILVIFVSLQIDIKNIQPVFEVELKPLLRTVIIFVVYAPVDSLVLLMIFSASVNELKKARKAYFSGFVIGGIVIIIITLLTILVLGADQTARQAFPGYTLAKKINVGNFVQRIEAILAIMWFISMYFKMVLFFYGSCLGISQVLGLKNYRPLTLPLGMLIVNLSLIIYPNIAYQQEWDVNTSVPQSITAELFLALLMLVVAIFRKGLIK, encoded by the coding sequence ATGGTTAAGAACGAAAAGATATCAACACGTCAATTTAGAAATTTAGTCATTTTATTTACGATTGGAGATTCTATACTTGTTCTTCCATCATTATTAGCTTTCTATTCAAAACAGGATGCTTGGATTGCATGTATAATAAGTGTAGGAATAGGATTATTGGTGATTGCTTTATACACCAAATTAGGTTTATTATTTCCTAATATGACTTTCGTTCAAATGAATGAAAAACTATTTGGAAATTGGATAGGCAAATGCACTTCTCTTTTTTTTCTAACAGTAACTTTTCTTTATACTTGTTCCGTAATGTATTATGTAGGACAATTTATGACCATACAAATATTACCAGATACACCTATTGAAATGATTCATATTATGTTGGCGATCATTTTAGTCATGGCTGTACGCCTTGGACTTGAAGTTACTGCACGGGCAGCAGAAATCTTTCTTGTATTTTTCATTTTGCTTTTCATTATTTTAGTAATCTTTGTTTCCCTACAAATTGATATTAAAAATATACAACCTGTTTTCGAGGTAGAGTTAAAGCCTTTATTACGAACAGTAATAATTTTTGTTGTTTATGCTCCTGTCGATTCTTTAGTGTTGTTAATGATTTTCTCCGCCAGTGTCAATGAGTTAAAAAAAGCTCGAAAAGCATATTTCAGTGGATTTGTAATTGGTGGAATTGTCATCATTATAATCACATTATTAACTATTTTAGTTCTTGGTGCTGATCAAACAGCAAGACAAGCATTTCCAGGCTATACTTTAGCTAAAAAAATTAATGTAGGGAATTTTGTCCAGCGGATTGAAGCCATCCTTGCTATTATGTGGTTCATTTCTATGTATTTTAAAATGGTTCTTTTTTTTTATGGCTCCTGCTTGGGGATTTCACAAGTTTTAGGGTTAAAAAATTATCGCCCCTTAACATTGCCTTTGGGGATGCTGATCGTTAATCTTTCTCTAATCATTTATCCGAATATTGCTTATCAACAAGAATGGGACGTAAACACTTCTGTACCACAATCGATAACAGCTGAACTATTTTTAGCTCTTTTAATGTTGGTGGTAGCAATTTTTCGTAAAGGACTAATAAAGTAG
- a CDS encoding NAD(P)H-binding protein, with amino-acid sequence MRAFVTGSTGLLGNNLVRLLVEKGWEVKALARSAKKAEKMLDGLYVEVVTGDLLDVESQAGHEVYSDRSYFLQLNQLIEAQNR; translated from the coding sequence ATGCGTGCTTTTGTTACAGGTAGTACAGGATTGCTGGGTAACAATCTAGTTCGTCTTTTAGTAGAGAAGGGATGGGAAGTCAAGGCATTGGCGCGTTCGGCTAAAAAAGCCGAAAAGATGCTCGATGGATTATATGTTGAGGTGGTTACTGGTGATTTACTGGATGTAGAGTCACAGGCTGGTCATGAAGTTTACTCTGATAGATCGTACTTTCTTCAACTAAACCAGCTAATAGAAGCTCAAAACCGTTAA
- a CDS encoding ABC transporter permease has product MFKLMLLEWKKLKHQSVIGEVIIYWLILMFMPAFFIKMVMPVFGQSYATAIELNLYIQLGFTLFGGSLINQVFIEEYKNKTISLSFGYPISRKKLFTAKVLFISLFVFLVTIVSFLLAGLTTFLLDQFFPIINGQPTHSDIITYFSSMITRSLIVTLISFIPLFFFGILKRGTVPTVICSVVTMQLPNFSSFLNLEPEFVIAVMCILGALSIYLSIKTAENIGEI; this is encoded by the coding sequence TTGTTTAAATTAATGCTATTGGAATGGAAAAAATTAAAGCATCAATCTGTTATTGGTGAAGTAATCATTTACTGGCTTATTCTTATGTTTATGCCTGCATTTTTTATAAAAATGGTAATGCCTGTTTTTGGCCAGAGCTATGCTACAGCCATTGAACTAAATTTGTATATACAATTGGGATTCACCTTGTTTGGAGGATCCCTTATCAATCAGGTTTTCATTGAAGAATATAAAAATAAAACGATCTCACTTTCTTTTGGATACCCAATTAGCCGAAAAAAGTTGTTTACAGCAAAAGTGCTGTTTATCTCACTTTTTGTTTTTCTTGTTACGATTGTTTCCTTTTTATTGGCAGGTTTGACAACCTTTTTACTTGATCAGTTTTTCCCTATTATTAACGGACAGCCAACTCATTCGGATATTATCACCTATTTTAGTAGTATGATCACCCGTTCGCTTATTGTTACCCTGATTAGTTTCATTCCGCTCTTTTTCTTTGGCATTTTGAAAAGAGGAACAGTACCAACCGTTATATGCTCTGTAGTAACTATGCAATTACCAAATTTCTCATCATTCTTAAATCTTGAACCGGAGTTTGTCATAGCAGTAATGTGCATATTAGGAGCTCTTAGCATATACCTTTCCATTAAGACTGCGGAGAATATCGGGGAGATTTAA
- a CDS encoding ABC transporter ATP-binding protein yields the protein MNHVVKTTGLTKKGKDRELVTNINLNIRKGEIYGFLGQNGAGKTTIMKMLTGITKPTSGEIELFGKKLTERSKFVLKRVGSIIEYPIFFEHLTAMENLKLHCEYLGYYDDKGIKQALDMVYLNGVEDKSVKEFSLGMKQRLGIARAIITKPELIILDEPTNGLDPIGIKDTRDLILMLNKEYGITFILSSHILGEMEQVVDRVGVIDNGRLLNEVTLEDIRKQRTDYIELSTTDVQKTIYLLENELHISNMKIIQGNRIRIYDLTHSQIDISKLLILHGVGIEEIQKHTSSLEDYFYKQINGGEKIV from the coding sequence ATGAATCATGTAGTAAAAACAACAGGGCTTACAAAAAAAGGAAAAGACAGAGAGTTGGTAACAAATATAAATCTTAATATTCGTAAAGGAGAAATTTACGGTTTTCTCGGTCAAAATGGTGCAGGTAAAACAACTATTATGAAAATGCTCACTGGCATAACGAAGCCAACAAGTGGGGAGATCGAATTATTTGGCAAGAAGCTTACGGAACGTTCAAAGTTTGTTTTAAAGAGAGTCGGTAGCATTATTGAATATCCAATCTTTTTTGAGCATTTAACTGCGATGGAAAATTTGAAGCTTCATTGTGAATATTTAGGATATTATGACGATAAAGGAATAAAACAAGCGTTGGATATGGTTTATTTGAATGGGGTTGAGGACAAAAGTGTGAAGGAATTTTCCCTTGGGATGAAGCAGCGGCTTGGGATAGCTAGAGCTATTATTACAAAGCCTGAACTGATTATTTTAGATGAGCCAACAAATGGTCTAGATCCTATTGGGATAAAAGATACGAGGGATTTAATCTTAATGCTTAACAAGGAATATGGAATAACCTTTATCCTTTCTAGTCATATTTTAGGAGAAATGGAACAGGTTGTAGACAGGGTTGGTGTAATTGATAATGGAAGGTTGTTAAATGAAGTTACATTAGAGGATATTCGAAAGCAGCGAACAGATTACATTGAGCTATCGACAACAGATGTACAAAAAACGATTTATTTACTTGAAAATGAACTTCATATTTCGAATATGAAAATTATTCAAGGAAACAGAATTCGAATATATGATCTGACTCATTCTCAAATCGATATCTCCAAATTGTTGATTCTCCATGGAGTAGGCATTGAAGAAATCCAAAAGCATACTAGCTCTTTGGAAGACTATTTTTATAAGCAAATTAATGGAGGTGAAAAAATTGTTTAA
- a CDS encoding sensor histidine kinase codes for MALLLSIIIVVLLVIIGVQSYFRRKMNRDLNEIRNKLSDIIEQETAEKVLIQTDQKTIKLFLIQINRLLDYNQQVIADYMKTKESLRKMLSNMSHDLKTPFTVIWGYVEKLNLDNSMSVEERSEVTSRLHQKTLHVISLLNQFFDLVKLDSGDYSIPLSRISINEICRKNVLEFYDLLQSKNFQVEVNIPEQYYYILGNEEALNRVLNNLISNAIRYGSDGGVFGLTVREDGDYIAIDIWDKGKGIAEVHQEKVFERLYTLDDARNPEFHGSGLGLSITKHLIESMKGSIHLSSKPYEKTVFTCVFHQITY; via the coding sequence ATGGCTCTTTTATTGAGTATAATCATTGTTGTTTTGCTTGTGATCATCGGAGTGCAGTCCTATTTTAGAAGAAAAATGAATAGAGACTTGAACGAAATACGGAACAAACTTTCCGATATTATTGAGCAGGAGACTGCTGAAAAAGTGTTAATACAAACAGATCAGAAAACCATTAAACTATTCCTCATTCAAATCAACCGTCTTTTAGATTACAATCAACAAGTAATTGCGGACTATATGAAAACTAAAGAAAGCTTAAGAAAAATGCTGTCTAACATGTCTCACGATTTGAAAACCCCATTCACCGTAATTTGGGGCTATGTTGAAAAATTAAATTTAGACAACAGTATGAGTGTGGAAGAACGGAGCGAGGTTACTTCCCGTCTTCATCAAAAAACGCTGCATGTAATATCGCTGCTAAATCAATTTTTTGACCTTGTTAAACTTGATTCTGGGGATTATTCGATACCTTTAAGCAGGATTTCTATTAATGAAATATGCAGGAAAAATGTGCTAGAGTTTTATGATTTACTGCAATCTAAAAATTTTCAGGTGGAAGTGAACATTCCAGAACAATATTATTACATTCTTGGAAATGAAGAGGCATTAAATCGGGTCTTAAACAATCTTATTTCAAATGCCATCCGTTATGGTAGTGATGGAGGGGTGTTTGGGTTAACAGTTCGAGAAGACGGGGATTATATCGCAATTGATATTTGGGATAAAGGTAAAGGAATCGCTGAGGTGCATCAAGAAAAGGTATTTGAACGGTTATATACATTGGATGATGCCAGAAACCCAGAATTTCATGGAAGTGGGCTCGGGTTAAGCATAACGAAACATTTAATAGAATCAATGAAAGGTTCCATCCACTTAAGTAGCAAACCATATGAAAAAACGGTCTTTACTTGTGTTTTCCATCAAATTACGTATTAA
- a CDS encoding response regulator transcription factor, which produces MQKNILLVEDDREISKLVSCHLEQENFTVLTAFDGEEALALLKKNEVDLILLDLMLPKLSGMDFLKQIRATSLIPVLIISAKGSDIDKALGLGFGADDYISKPFSMLELTARVHAAIRRATQYLPTENGSTSAIVHFKELSLDLKTFSALIKGKTVQLTSKEFHILKLFMINQSRVFTKEQIYHFIWEDDYYGNENVINVHIRRLREKIEVDPSNPQYIRTIWGIGYKLGE; this is translated from the coding sequence GTGCAAAAGAATATCCTACTTGTCGAGGATGACAGAGAAATAAGTAAACTGGTTAGTTGTCACTTAGAACAGGAGAATTTTACGGTACTTACTGCATTTGATGGAGAGGAGGCATTGGCTCTTCTTAAGAAAAATGAGGTTGATTTAATCTTACTTGATTTAATGCTTCCTAAGCTAAGTGGGATGGATTTCCTAAAGCAGATAAGAGCAACGAGTTTAATTCCTGTATTGATCATTTCAGCAAAAGGGAGTGATATAGATAAAGCGTTAGGTCTTGGTTTTGGTGCAGACGATTATATCAGCAAGCCTTTTTCCATGCTTGAACTAACCGCCAGGGTACATGCTGCAATTCGCAGGGCAACACAATATCTTCCTACAGAGAATGGATCTACTTCAGCTATCGTACATTTTAAAGAGCTTTCTCTTGACTTAAAAACCTTTTCGGCACTAATTAAGGGGAAGACCGTGCAGCTTACATCCAAGGAATTTCATATTTTAAAGCTATTTATGATAAATCAGAGCAGAGTGTTTACAAAGGAGCAAATTTACCATTTTATTTGGGAAGATGACTATTATGGGAATGAAAATGTGATTAATGTTCATATTAGAAGACTTCGGGAAAAAATAGAAGTGGATCCGTCAAACCCGCAATACATTCGGACGATATGGGGAATCGGATATAAATTAGGTGAGTAG
- a CDS encoding alpha/beta hydrolase yields the protein MTIYEQKKYQALGQLVEVDGNNMHVYTKGDGGNTILLLSGLGTSSPVLDFGPLINEMAKYNKIVVVEPFGYGWSDLTNKERTVENIVEEIRTALKKSNIEGPYILMPHSVSGIYSMYYANKYPDEIKAIIGIDFTLPKALEYFEESAPTLPKYISFVAPTGIVRVALSIIPNEFLPLANEGTYSNENLKMTKIISAWKGYNQNVVDEGNEINNNIEKTKDMSFPTNLPVMIFTTDKNEINKEGRSNRTFYQTQLSNVAINKLVILEGHHYLHWTRYKEISDYVNEFTDTFVKD from the coding sequence ATGACTATATATGAACAAAAAAAATACCAAGCATTAGGGCAATTAGTTGAAGTAGATGGAAACAACATGCATGTCTATACAAAGGGTGATGGTGGAAATACAATTCTCTTATTAAGTGGTTTGGGTACCTCTTCACCAGTGCTGGATTTTGGACCTTTGATTAATGAGATGGCTAAGTACAATAAAATTGTAGTCGTAGAGCCTTTTGGATATGGCTGGAGTGATTTAACAAATAAGGAACGAACAGTGGAAAATATAGTTGAAGAAATAAGAACAGCTCTAAAAAAATCAAACATAGAAGGGCCATACATATTAATGCCTCACTCTGTTTCCGGAATCTATAGCATGTATTACGCCAATAAATATCCTGATGAAATTAAAGCTATTATAGGGATTGATTTCACATTGCCAAAGGCATTGGAGTATTTTGAAGAGTCTGCACCAACTTTGCCCAAGTATATTAGCTTTGTTGCACCAACTGGAATTGTAAGAGTTGCATTATCTATCATCCCTAATGAATTCCTACCATTAGCAAATGAAGGAACTTATTCTAATGAGAATTTAAAGATGACCAAAATCATTTCTGCTTGGAAAGGCTATAATCAAAATGTAGTTGATGAAGGAAATGAAATAAATAATAACATAGAAAAAACGAAAGATATGTCATTTCCTACGAATTTGCCTGTCATGATCTTTACTACAGATAAAAATGAAATAAATAAAGAAGGCCGATCCAATAGAACTTTTTATCAAACGCAATTAAGTAATGTAGCTATTAATAAACTCGTTATTTTAGAAGGGCACCATTATCTTCATTGGACGCGGTATAAGGAAATATCCGATTACGTTAATGAATTCACGGATACTTTTGTTAAGGATTAA
- a CDS encoding VOC family protein, with the protein MSLTADKIFVNLPVKNLNQSVEFFSKIGFEFNPQFTDDNATCMVISEHIFVMLLVEDYFKTFTKKDISDAGKSTEVILALSADSREKVDEIVNKALKAGGSESKDPIDHGFMYGWSFQDLDGHLWEVMYMDESTVN; encoded by the coding sequence ATGAGTCTGACAGCAGATAAAATCTTTGTGAACTTACCTGTAAAAAATCTTAATCAATCCGTCGAATTTTTTTCAAAAATCGGGTTTGAGTTCAACCCGCAATTCACAGATGATAATGCTACTTGTATGGTGATCAGCGAGCATATTTTTGTCATGCTGCTTGTTGAAGATTATTTTAAAACTTTTACTAAGAAAGATATTTCCGATGCAGGAAAAAGCACTGAAGTTATCTTGGCCCTATCTGCTGATAGCCGTGAAAAAGTAGATGAGATTGTTAATAAAGCCCTAAAGGCTGGAGGTTCAGAATCTAAAGATCCAATTGATCACGGATTTATGTATGGCTGGAGCTTTCAGGACTTGGACGGTCACCTTTGGGAAGTTATGTACATGGATGAGAGTACCGTTAATTAG
- a CDS encoding HAMP domain-containing histidine kinase — protein MTHSLYLKFVWFTLITMIISSLTSFFVMNTYYHQFLKKENDKKNAAIAAEMSAYLEGLNSDQLSDALEMLGASGYQLYVEDQSGSGSFYGGEYRDKTLPKEVISSVIDGKVYHGMRDYPRETFVTGFFANELKNSVGVPMEAGGTNYALFIRPNIGLLFGELRFLFGGLGIGLLILSIFGMIIVARKLIHPITHLTKVTKKLAAESFDEPINISRRDEIGQLAKSFDAMRVQIKQLMTKRKEFVNNVSHDIQSPLHTIQSYLALLNKPDVTKEEQIAYQKIIHQETSRLSELTKQLLALTVLDESLALQDKKLLSINKQWSDTINHFRWKLEEKEMSLSHSLKAENIIGNASLLQTVWENLLNNAVKYSEEGGSIHIETDNKEDQVMIKIRDEGIGMSEDERKQAFERFYRADKARTRKTEGTGLGLSIVREIVNLHHGSIDIESVPLKGTSIIILLPKG, from the coding sequence ATGACCCATTCACTCTACTTGAAGTTCGTTTGGTTTACTCTCATTACAATGATCATCAGCAGTTTAACATCCTTCTTTGTTATGAATACGTATTATCACCAGTTTTTAAAAAAAGAAAATGATAAAAAGAATGCAGCGATTGCGGCTGAGATGTCGGCATATTTAGAGGGTTTGAATTCCGATCAGCTAAGTGATGCTCTAGAAATGCTAGGTGCATCCGGCTATCAGCTTTATGTGGAGGATCAAAGCGGAAGCGGTTCTTTCTACGGAGGAGAGTACCGGGATAAAACCTTGCCCAAAGAGGTCATTTCTTCTGTCATAGATGGGAAAGTTTATCATGGAATGCGAGACTACCCAAGAGAAACGTTTGTGACAGGATTTTTTGCAAATGAGCTGAAAAATTCAGTAGGTGTTCCCATGGAAGCAGGTGGAACAAACTATGCACTCTTTATTCGGCCGAACATCGGCTTGCTGTTTGGAGAGCTTCGTTTTTTATTCGGAGGTCTAGGTATTGGTCTATTGATTTTAAGTATTTTTGGCATGATTATTGTTGCAAGGAAATTAATTCATCCAATTACTCACTTGACAAAAGTGACAAAAAAACTGGCCGCTGAATCGTTTGATGAACCGATTAACATTTCCCGCAGAGATGAAATCGGACAATTAGCTAAAAGTTTTGATGCGATGCGTGTTCAAATCAAACAGCTGATGACAAAAAGAAAAGAGTTTGTAAATAATGTTTCACATGATATTCAGTCACCGCTGCATACGATTCAAAGCTACCTTGCGTTATTGAATAAGCCCGATGTGACAAAAGAAGAGCAAATCGCTTATCAGAAAATAATTCATCAAGAAACCTCAAGACTGTCTGAATTAACTAAACAGCTGCTTGCATTAACCGTTTTGGATGAATCTCTTGCACTTCAAGATAAGAAACTACTTTCAATAAATAAACAATGGTCAGACACCATTAACCACTTTAGGTGGAAATTAGAAGAAAAAGAAATGAGCCTTTCTCACTCTTTGAAAGCAGAAAACATCATAGGAAATGCATCCTTGCTTCAAACAGTATGGGAAAACCTTTTAAATAATGCCGTTAAATATAGTGAGGAAGGCGGAAGTATCCACATTGAAACAGATAATAAAGAGGATCAGGTTATGATCAAGATCCGTGATGAGGGGATTGGAATGTCTGAGGATGAGAGGAAACAGGCGTTTGAAAGGTTCTATCGTGCAGATAAAGCAAGAACCCGCAAAACAGAAGGAACAGGTCTAGGTCTTTCGATAGTGAGAGAGATTGTGAATTTGCATCACGGCAGTATTGACATCGAGAGTGTACCGCTAAAAGGGACTTCAATCATTATTTTATTACCTAAAGGGTAA
- a CDS encoding response regulator transcription factor produces MKRILVVDDDQVMVKFIQIELNRAGYDAVTAYSGKEALSIINKTAVDLAVIDIMMPGLDGFEVTRELKSICEVPVILLTARHHIEDKEKGFQSGSDDYVVKPFEFKELLYRIQAILRRYQKPQDELLNIGSIKIDRRSYEVQTESGTLMLPLKEFEVLRLLASRPNHVFTREQIIESVWGIDYTGDDQTVNVHIKRIRSRLSGKAPDIQITTVRGVGYKMEELT; encoded by the coding sequence ATGAAAAGAATTTTAGTAGTGGACGATGATCAGGTAATGGTGAAATTTATCCAGATAGAGTTAAACCGTGCAGGCTATGATGCAGTCACCGCTTATTCTGGCAAGGAAGCTCTTTCAATTATAAATAAAACGGCGGTAGACTTAGCTGTAATAGACATCATGATGCCCGGATTAGATGGCTTCGAAGTAACAAGAGAATTGAAAAGCATTTGCGAGGTGCCTGTCATTTTATTAACGGCAAGGCATCACATAGAAGACAAAGAAAAGGGATTTCAATCAGGCTCAGATGATTATGTCGTAAAACCATTTGAATTTAAAGAATTACTATATAGAATACAAGCTATTTTAAGAAGATATCAGAAACCGCAGGATGAGCTGCTGAATATTGGTTCAATCAAAATTGACCGCAGAAGCTATGAAGTTCAGACGGAAAGCGGGACGCTGATGCTTCCGCTTAAAGAATTCGAAGTCCTGCGTCTTCTCGCTTCTCGCCCAAATCATGTATTTACCCGCGAACAAATCATTGAGAGTGTGTGGGGAATAGACTACACAGGTGATGACCAGACCGTCAATGTTCATATAAAACGAATCCGCAGCCGGCTTTCCGGCAAGGCGCCAGACATTCAAATTACAACAGTTCGCGGAGTCGGGTATAAGATGGAGGAGCTGACATGA
- a CDS encoding ABC transporter ATP-binding protein, protein MTIFQLKDVKKTFINGEVKEQILNGISLSLKEGEITALVGASGSGKSTLLTIAAGLQHATHGHILFNDKNISEMDQDQIRNLRANQFGFIFQASHLVPFLTVQEQLMLMLKLSETKLKKQEQIDETEKLLKLTDLYHRKDAYPQSLSGGEKQRAAVARALIHKPKILFADEPTASLDSKRSKDIMKLIKQLTKTMKITTLMVTHDEEMLLYADKVVTMRDGLVFK, encoded by the coding sequence ATGACAATATTTCAGCTGAAAGATGTGAAGAAAACGTTCATTAATGGCGAAGTAAAAGAACAGATACTAAATGGAATTAGTTTATCACTTAAAGAAGGTGAAATAACTGCATTAGTAGGAGCATCAGGTTCAGGAAAGAGTACCCTTTTGACGATTGCTGCAGGGCTTCAGCATGCAACTCATGGCCATATCCTTTTTAACGATAAAAATATCAGTGAAATGGATCAAGACCAAATCAGAAATTTGAGAGCCAATCAGTTTGGTTTTATTTTTCAAGCTTCTCATCTGGTCCCATTTCTTACGGTTCAAGAACAGCTTATGCTCATGCTTAAACTCTCAGAAACAAAGCTTAAGAAACAGGAACAAATCGACGAAACGGAAAAGTTGCTCAAATTGACAGATCTGTATCATCGGAAGGATGCATATCCCCAATCTTTATCAGGAGGAGAGAAACAGAGAGCAGCTGTAGCCAGAGCCCTGATACACAAACCGAAAATATTATTTGCGGATGAACCGACTGCCAGTTTAGATTCTAAAAGGTCAAAGGATATAATGAAATTAATCAAACAATTAACAAAAACGATGAAGATAACCACATTAATGGTTACTCACGACGAAGAAATGCTTCTTTATGCAGACAAAGTCGTGACAATGAGGGATGGATTGGTTTTCAAATAG
- a CDS encoding ABC transporter permease, with protein MNLAWKEIKKNKARFIILGSIIFLVSLLTFMISGLSNGLSQDNASLIKGLPEGHFYMNADAEENYLASKIDKKIEENILAENKQASALAIQMGFLNDDQEKQHSVAFVTSTQSPFFDEVEKGEVILDRSLIEEGVKIGDKVKNNQYSGELIVKGFTDHKKFSHAPAAFINQEDYQEIFKGNEMQFIFLPKKNEEQSFSGLQSFTNDEFLSTIPSYKAEQLSLNMISWFLIVISGMLFTIFFYMMNVQKIGLYGILKAIGMKTRSLFVMMWSQMMIITLSSLGISVLVSQALERLAPDALPFYLPAETSFKLSLIFIAVGFIGATLSGIQIKKVEPLKAIQQGGE; from the coding sequence GTGAATCTGGCATGGAAGGAAATAAAAAAGAATAAGGCTCGTTTTATCATTTTAGGATCGATCATCTTTTTAGTGAGTTTACTGACGTTTATGATTTCTGGGCTTTCAAATGGATTGTCCCAAGATAATGCATCACTGATAAAAGGTTTGCCTGAGGGTCACTTCTATATGAATGCAGATGCTGAAGAAAATTATCTCGCATCTAAGATTGATAAAAAGATTGAGGAAAATATCCTTGCGGAAAATAAACAGGCTTCTGCCCTTGCAATCCAAATGGGTTTCCTAAACGATGATCAAGAAAAACAGCATAGTGTTGCCTTTGTGACATCAACTCAATCGCCATTTTTTGATGAGGTCGAAAAAGGGGAAGTGATTCTAGATCGTTCCTTAATAGAAGAAGGAGTGAAGATAGGAGATAAGGTAAAAAACAATCAATATAGCGGTGAACTGATTGTAAAAGGGTTTACAGATCATAAAAAATTCAGTCATGCACCTGCAGCTTTTATTAATCAAGAAGATTATCAAGAAATTTTCAAGGGGAATGAGATGCAATTCATCTTTCTGCCAAAGAAAAATGAGGAACAATCCTTTTCCGGACTTCAGTCATTTACCAATGACGAGTTCCTCAGCACAATTCCAAGCTACAAAGCAGAGCAGCTGTCCCTTAACATGATTTCTTGGTTTTTAATTGTCATTAGCGGCATGCTGTTCACTATCTTTTTCTATATGATGAATGTTCAAAAAATTGGATTATACGGAATTTTAAAAGCCATTGGCATGAAAACGAGATCATTATTTGTCATGATGTGGAGCCAAATGATGATCATCACGCTCTCTTCACTTGGAATATCGGTTCTAGTAAGCCAAGCTTTAGAACGCCTTGCTCCTGACGCCCTGCCATTTTATTTGCCGGCAGAGACAAGTTTCAAGCTTTCACTCATTTTTATTGCAGTAGGGTTCATTGGTGCTACTTTATCAGGTATTCAAATTAAAAAAGTGGAACCATTAAAAGCCATACAACAAGGAGGAGAGTAA
- a CDS encoding MerR family transcriptional regulator yields the protein MYTIGETADLLGLSTHTLRYYEKENIIEPGRTVNGVRIYNDDQLAWLRFVVKLKQTQMPIAQIRKYAQLYLEGEHTAYARLQLLENHRKSIHQQIKTLEATEKMLDDKIAAYKESIKKKNTNNKQNDKSIK from the coding sequence ATGTATACCATTGGCGAGACAGCAGATTTATTGGGACTAAGCACTCACACCCTACGCTATTATGAAAAAGAGAACATTATTGAGCCGGGCCGCACTGTGAATGGAGTTCGAATCTATAATGATGACCAGCTTGCCTGGCTTCGTTTTGTGGTCAAACTAAAACAAACGCAAATGCCGATTGCACAAATTAGAAAATATGCTCAGCTATATTTAGAAGGTGAACATACAGCATATGCTCGCCTGCAGCTGCTTGAAAATCATAGAAAATCAATACATCAGCAAATAAAGACGCTGGAGGCTACAGAAAAAATGCTTGATGATAAGATTGCAGCATACAAAGAATCAATAAAGAAGAAAAACACCAATAATAAGCAAAATGACAAATCCATTAAATAA